In Methanoregula formicica SMSP, the DNA window GATTGCTAACTGATACCAGGAGTCAATTCATGGCAAAGAAATCATTACCCAATACCCCGGTAAAACCGGCGGACGAGGAATGTAAACAGGAGTGCTCAAGCTGCGCTACGGCCTCTTCCTGCCCGTCTGCAAAGAATGGGCAGGCCGGACTCCCGCCCAAGGCAGAGATGGACGTCAGGCATGTCATCATGGTCCTCTCCGGCAAGGGCGGTGTCGGGAAATCGACCGTCTCGGTCAACCTCGCGTACGCGCTTTCGAACCATGGCAGGAAGGTCGGGCTCCTCGACCTTGACATGCACGGTCCCAACATCCCCAAGATGCTCGGGATTGAAGAGCACAAGCTCACGACGATGGACAACAAGATCGAGCCGGTCCGTGTTACCGGTAAGCTTTCTGTCATCTCGATGGCGTTCCTGCTTCCCGACACCAGCACCCCCATCATCTGGCGCGGCCCGATGAAGATGGCGGCCATTCAGCAGTTCCTCTCCGATGTCAACTGGGGGCCTCTCGATTATCTCGTTGTCGACCTCCCGCCGGGCACGGGCGACGAAGCGCTGACCATTGCCCAGCTTGCTCCCAATGTCCGCGGTGCTGTCATTGTCACCACGCCTCAGGATGTTGCAACGCTCGATGCACGCAAGTCCGCAAAATTCATTGAGAAGCTTGGGCTCCCCGTCATCGGTGTCGTCGAGAATATGAGCGGTCTTGTCTGCCCCCACTGCGGCGAGCAGATCGAACTCTTCGGGAAAGGCGGCGGAAAGAAGATTGCCGAAGAACTTGCTGTGCCGTATCTTGGTGCAATCCCCCTCGACATCGAGATGCGGAAAGCCGGGGACGAGGGCCGCCCGTTTATCATCCGCCGTGCCGACAATCCCACGTGGAAGAGCGTTGACGCCGTCATGGAAGAACTCATCAAGGTTGTCGAGGGATAGGTAATGGACTACCAGCGGATTCTTGCAGGAAAGGAGAAATCAATTCCCCTCTACAAGGCAGTTGCCACCGCCCTCGAGAATCCGCGTTCGTTTCCCGATCTTGTGGAGCCCATCTATAGGGAGGCGATGACCCTTGATGACGAGACCCTTGACCGGTTCCGGTTCTCGCTCATGCGTCTCCAGATCTATGCCGATGTCCACCGTAATGAGGATCTCGAACAGGCCATGCATATCCGGTACGTTGC includes these proteins:
- a CDS encoding Mrp/NBP35 family ATP-binding protein encodes the protein MAKKSLPNTPVKPADEECKQECSSCATASSCPSAKNGQAGLPPKAEMDVRHVIMVLSGKGGVGKSTVSVNLAYALSNHGRKVGLLDLDMHGPNIPKMLGIEEHKLTTMDNKIEPVRVTGKLSVISMAFLLPDTSTPIIWRGPMKMAAIQQFLSDVNWGPLDYLVVDLPPGTGDEALTIAQLAPNVRGAVIVTTPQDVATLDARKSAKFIEKLGLPVIGVVENMSGLVCPHCGEQIELFGKGGGKKIAEELAVPYLGAIPLDIEMRKAGDEGRPFIIRRADNPTWKSVDAVMEELIKVVEG